A window from Candidatus Krumholzibacteriota bacterium encodes these proteins:
- a CDS encoding MFS transporter produces MRKDDKKAVFGWSMYDWAASAFATTVIAGFFPVFFKRYWCGDVDATVSTARLGIGVSLASISIALLAPVLGAIADRGSARKRFLVFFGFTGAVLTSALFFVAEGNWEFALLFYAAASIAFNGGNIFYDSLIGLVSSEKRMEFTSSLGYALGYLGGGILFALNIWMTLRPAAFGLSSSEAAVKYSFLSVGIWWALFTIPLILFVKEPRGKRAGSPGEIIKSGISELRSTFREIRSLRTIFMFLLAYWFYIDGVDTVVRMAVDYGLSIGLERNDLIIALLITQFVGFPSAMAFGALGVKVGARRGIFFAIGVYLFVSVWAAFISGREEFYLLAVVVGLVQGGIQALSRSFYAKIIPKGKMAEYFGFYNMIGKFAAIIGPVLIGGLGLFARRAGFSSETSTRIGISSISLLFITGAVLLYFVDEEKGKQDLRSHFP; encoded by the coding sequence GTGAGAAAGGATGATAAAAAGGCTGTTTTCGGCTGGAGTATGTACGATTGGGCGGCTTCCGCTTTTGCCACGACGGTGATCGCGGGATTTTTCCCGGTATTTTTTAAGCGTTACTGGTGCGGGGATGTGGATGCGACTGTCAGTACGGCCAGACTTGGAATAGGCGTTTCACTTGCCAGCATCAGCATTGCTCTTTTGGCGCCTGTTCTGGGAGCGATAGCGGACAGGGGATCGGCAAGAAAAAGGTTTCTTGTCTTTTTTGGTTTTACGGGGGCGGTATTAACATCCGCCCTCTTTTTTGTCGCTGAGGGCAACTGGGAATTCGCCTTACTGTTCTACGCGGCTGCCTCTATTGCTTTCAACGGCGGAAACATTTTTTACGATTCCCTTATCGGGCTTGTCTCATCAGAGAAAAGAATGGAATTTACCTCTTCTCTTGGATATGCCCTCGGATATCTCGGCGGAGGAATCCTGTTCGCGCTGAATATATGGATGACTCTGCGCCCGGCGGCTTTCGGCTTATCGTCTTCAGAGGCGGCGGTTAAATATTCTTTTCTGTCGGTGGGAATCTGGTGGGCTCTTTTTACAATTCCGCTGATTCTCTTTGTAAAAGAACCTCGGGGGAAAAGGGCAGGCAGCCCCGGAGAAATAATAAAGTCCGGGATTTCAGAGTTGAGATCAACGTTCAGGGAAATAAGAAGCCTTAGAACGATTTTTATGTTTCTGCTCGCGTACTGGTTTTACATAGACGGCGTTGATACAGTTGTCAGGATGGCGGTTGATTACGGTCTGTCGATAGGGCTCGAAAGGAACGATTTAATTATAGCTCTTCTTATTACTCAATTTGTGGGGTTTCCGTCCGCGATGGCCTTCGGCGCCCTCGGTGTGAAGGTGGGAGCTCGAAGGGGAATATTTTTCGCTATAGGAGTTTATCTCTTTGTTTCAGTGTGGGCGGCTTTTATAAGCGGAAGAGAGGAATTCTATTTATTAGCTGTTGTTGTGGGGCTCGTTCAGGGCGGAATCCAGGCCCTGAGCCGTTCTTTTTACGCGAAAATTATACCGAAGGGGAAAATGGCTGAATATTTCGGGTTCTATAATATGATAGGAAAGTTCGCGGCAATTATAGGGCCGGTCTTAATCGGCGGCCTCGGCCTCTTTGCAAGAAGAGCGGGGTTCAGCAGTGAAACGTCCACCAGAATCGGTATTTCATCGATCTCCCTGCTTTTCATAACGGGCGCCGTGTTGTTATATTTTGTGGATGAAGAAAAAGGGAAGCAGGATCTTAGATCTCACTTTCCTTAA
- a CDS encoding NAD(P)H-hydrate dehydratase, protein MRVVTAGQMKKIDQATIRGGVKGLTLMERAGRGIFELITGYYEVPENLHVSIFLGKGNNAGDGLVVARLLAETGAEVVLYYLHRAEEFSPDASANYSRLETLREKKRIKEILLYRPGWEGLAAKELEKSDLVIDALLGTGINSPVRDKYLELIELINNSPLPVLSVDIPSGVNGTTAEIMGAAVKADLTATMALPKFAALFNPGKSNTGDLEVVDIGVPENVIEESGLKVHMLDALLASADFPLRSPEAHKFECGSLLVVAGSRRYSGAAQLSALSALKTGCGIVYMAGPESIRGSVQSAAPEIIFVSLPETQDGSISKDALGVLNGKIRYDAAAIGPGLTTDEETAGFIKDFVSRCRAPVLLDADAINSFEGDYETLLNLSRDKEIVLTPHSGELRRLTGKKVPETPEERIKAISSLIEGSRITLVHKGSPTLVALPDGNVYVNVPGHPGQATAGSGDVLTGTIGGLLAQSCSGESASRLGVYIHSRAADIAAFDYGERSMIAGDCLRAVPRAVKEIENVAGCSP, encoded by the coding sequence ATGCGTGTCGTAACTGCCGGCCAAATGAAAAAAATCGACCAGGCCACTATCAGAGGCGGCGTTAAGGGATTGACGCTTATGGAAAGAGCCGGCCGGGGAATATTTGAATTGATCACCGGGTATTATGAAGTGCCGGAAAATCTTCATGTGTCGATTTTCCTCGGAAAGGGGAATAACGCCGGCGACGGTCTTGTCGTTGCCAGGCTGCTTGCCGAAACGGGCGCGGAAGTAGTGTTATATTATCTTCACAGAGCGGAAGAATTTTCCCCCGACGCCTCCGCTAATTATTCACGGCTTGAAACTCTGAGAGAAAAGAAAAGAATAAAGGAAATATTACTTTACAGGCCCGGATGGGAAGGATTAGCGGCGAAGGAGCTTGAAAAGAGCGATCTCGTCATAGACGCCCTTCTGGGAACTGGAATAAACAGTCCGGTAAGGGACAAATATTTAGAACTAATAGAGCTTATAAACAACTCTCCGCTGCCGGTTCTTTCCGTGGATATTCCCTCCGGAGTTAACGGAACAACGGCTGAAATTATGGGAGCGGCGGTAAAAGCTGATTTAACAGCTACAATGGCTCTGCCTAAGTTCGCTGCGCTGTTTAATCCGGGGAAGAGTAATACCGGAGATCTTGAAGTTGTAGATATAGGAGTGCCTGAAAATGTAATTGAAGAAAGCGGGCTGAAGGTTCATATGCTTGACGCTTTGCTGGCCTCGGCTGATTTTCCTCTTCGTTCCCCTGAAGCTCATAAATTCGAGTGCGGCTCTCTTCTCGTTGTAGCGGGAAGCAGGAGATACTCCGGGGCCGCGCAGCTGAGCGCCCTGAGCGCGCTGAAGACGGGATGCGGAATAGTATACATGGCCGGCCCCGAATCGATTCGAGGTTCAGTCCAATCGGCTGCGCCGGAGATAATCTTTGTGTCTCTGCCTGAAACACAGGATGGTTCTATTTCAAAGGACGCTCTCGGAGTATTGAACGGAAAGATCAGGTATGACGCTGCCGCTATCGGGCCGGGCCTTACAACGGATGAAGAAACCGCGGGATTTATTAAAGATTTTGTTTCCCGCTGCAGAGCCCCTGTTCTTTTAGATGCCGATGCCATCAATTCTTTCGAAGGGGATTATGAAACACTTTTGAATTTATCAAGGGATAAAGAAATTGTTTTGACTCCCCATTCGGGAGAGCTGAGAAGGCTTACAGGGAAAAAAGTTCCGGAAACCCCCGAAGAGAGAATAAAAGCAATATCTTCTTTGATAGAAGGAAGCAGGATTACGCTTGTCCACAAAGGTTCTCCTACTCTCGTGGCGTTGCCGGACGGCAATGTATACGTGAATGTTCCGGGGCACCCGGGGCAGGCAACCGCGGGAAGCGGAGATGTTTTAACCGGAACAATCGGAGGATTGCTTGCTCAGAGCTGCAGCGGAGAGTCGGCTTCGAGGCTGGGTGTATATATTCACTCCCGGGCGGCAGATATAGCGGCCTTTGATTATGGAGAGCGTTCGATGATAGCGGGTGATTGTTTGAGAGCGGTTCCGCGCGCGGTAAAAGAAATTGAAAATGTTGCCGGCTGCAGCCCGTGA
- a CDS encoding type II CAAX endopeptidase family protein, translated as MPRYEKNYPDENKLPDLKPSIFDLINNYLLLSYSAACFMIYFSVSSILYFNNWIILSIILPGLIAFVLPLYLLAKRFSTGFLYEYRIKSPDSSIAVLVMLIALSAILPVDALSSYFEQYRSVDADYTNLLISIKPKGPASFLAAAFGLVIAAPFSEELLFRGFIQRIMQRNTRKILAVILSGVIFGASHFDLTLIPGIAVLGIILGYIFLRTGNLFYSFSAHALYNFISLLRLHYTSEADIKSGEIASPSGSWVLLSILVFFLAIYLFETKTANGEN; from the coding sequence ATGCCACGTTATGAAAAGAATTATCCGGATGAAAACAAACTGCCCGATTTAAAACCTTCCATCTTCGATCTAATTAACAACTATCTTCTTCTTTCCTATTCCGCGGCGTGTTTTATGATCTACTTTTCTGTCTCCAGCATCCTTTATTTTAATAACTGGATTATTCTCTCCATAATACTGCCCGGGCTGATCGCCTTCGTTCTGCCTTTGTACCTCCTTGCAAAAAGGTTTTCCACGGGATTCCTCTATGAATACCGGATAAAGTCTCCCGATTCTTCGATAGCCGTTCTGGTTATGCTTATCGCGTTAAGCGCCATCCTGCCCGTCGACGCGCTCTCCAGCTATTTTGAACAATACAGATCGGTCGATGCTGATTATACCAATTTACTGATATCAATCAAGCCCAAAGGGCCGGCGAGTTTTCTTGCAGCCGCTTTTGGCTTGGTAATCGCGGCCCCCTTCTCTGAAGAGCTTCTTTTCAGGGGGTTTATTCAAAGAATTATGCAGAGAAATACCCGTAAGATCCTTGCTGTAATATTATCAGGCGTTATCTTCGGCGCTTCACATTTTGACTTAACCCTCATTCCCGGGATTGCTGTTCTGGGGATAATCTTAGGCTATATATTCTTAAGAACCGGAAATCTCTTTTATTCCTTTTCCGCTCACGCCCTTTACAATTTCATTTCCCTGCTCAGGCTCCATTACACGTCAGAGGCCGATATCAAGAGCGGTGAAATAGCATCACCGTCCGGAAGCTGGGTCCTTCTGTCAATTTTAGTTTTCTTTCTCGCAATATACCTCTTCGAAACGAAGACGGCTAACGGAGAAAATTAA
- the tsaD gene encoding tRNA (adenosine(37)-N6)-threonylcarbamoyltransferase complex transferase subunit TsaD: protein MEKLYLGIETSCDDTACALYSDRGGVVVHKTAAQLAHEKYGGVVPEIASRSHMKTLLPLYESVMETGGVDLDDLSGICVTNGPGLTGSLLVGLSFAKGLSYGSGVPLIGVHHLEGHILANDLEDNFITPSLAMVVSGGHTQLIYVKKIGVYEFLGGTRDDAAGEAFDKIGKLLGLPYPGGPAVEKAALEGDPELFDFPRGLKNSGECDYSFSGLKTAVRLKIESLGKLSPSIVSDVAASAQEAIADVLVLKAVIAAGRKNVSRLYLAGGVAANGRLRELAAERLGAMGVDVFWPHVKYCTDNAAMIACAGMYKIKSGITDNIDLNTFSRGMLKSWS from the coding sequence ATGGAGAAATTGTACCTCGGGATAGAAACTTCCTGCGATGACACAGCATGCGCCCTTTATTCCGACCGCGGAGGGGTTGTTGTTCACAAGACCGCGGCTCAGCTTGCTCACGAAAAATACGGAGGCGTTGTTCCTGAAATCGCTTCCAGGTCGCACATGAAGACTCTTTTGCCCCTCTATGAGAGTGTGATGGAAACCGGGGGAGTTGATCTTGACGATCTGTCGGGAATATGTGTGACAAACGGACCCGGGCTTACAGGTTCTCTCCTCGTGGGGCTCTCTTTCGCGAAGGGGCTTTCTTATGGAAGCGGTGTTCCGCTGATCGGCGTGCATCACCTTGAAGGGCATATTCTGGCAAATGATCTGGAAGATAATTTCATAACTCCATCTCTGGCGATGGTGGTTTCCGGGGGGCATACACAGCTTATATACGTAAAGAAAATAGGGGTATATGAGTTTTTGGGCGGGACCAGGGATGACGCCGCGGGGGAAGCGTTTGATAAAATCGGAAAACTTCTGGGATTGCCCTATCCCGGAGGGCCGGCGGTTGAAAAGGCCGCCCTGGAGGGCGATCCGGAATTGTTCGATTTCCCGAGAGGACTTAAAAATTCAGGTGAATGTGACTATTCTTTCTCCGGTTTAAAAACAGCCGTGAGACTCAAGATAGAATCACTGGGGAAGTTATCCCCTTCTATAGTAAGTGATGTGGCGGCTTCGGCACAGGAGGCTATAGCCGATGTGCTTGTTCTGAAAGCTGTTATCGCGGCAGGCAGAAAAAATGTCAGCAGACTCTATCTCGCGGGCGGGGTGGCGGCAAACGGGCGGCTTAGAGAACTGGCCGCCGAAAGGCTTGGAGCTATGGGGGTTGATGTATTTTGGCCCCATGTTAAATACTGTACGGATAATGCCGCGATGATAGCATGCGCCGGTATGTACAAGATTAAATCGGGGATAACAGACAATATAGATCTCAACACATTCTCACGCGGAATGCTCAAATCCTGGAGCTGA
- a CDS encoding asparagine synthetase B: MKLLITVMLALSLGLFLPQAAYADYLVPMDLSQTNHLKAYGLVYKVLERGGEAKWLLNYRGGSFLLPEIGIAASRARAMGVEVVKLSGSEIASIYGEIEQSNMETVLLEQAPKVAVYAPPDKQPWDDAVMLVLEYSEIPYDVIYDREVLTGKLGNYDWLHLHHEDFTGQYGKFYASYRRKEWYIKQQIIFERRASSLGFDKVSEEKKAVARAIKEYVRTGGFLFAMCSGCDSFDIALAARGIDIVPREFDHDGMTPDCQNKLDYENCLAFEGFTLITNPHVYEYSDIDMTETAAKRSEGNDFFTLFEFSAKHDPVPTMLVQNHVSVIKGFMGQTTSFKKSLIKDRVLILGQVKGKGEARYIHGNFAKGTFTFLGGHDPEDYKHFVGDLPTRLERYTNSPGYRLILNNILFPAAEKKEQKT; this comes from the coding sequence TTGAAGCTTTTGATAACAGTAATGCTCGCGCTGTCGTTGGGATTATTTTTGCCGCAGGCGGCATACGCCGATTATCTGGTGCCGATGGATCTCTCCCAGACGAATCATCTGAAGGCCTACGGGCTTGTATATAAAGTGCTGGAAAGGGGGGGGGAGGCAAAATGGCTTTTGAATTACAGGGGCGGATCATTTCTGCTTCCCGAAATAGGTATCGCCGCTTCCCGGGCCCGCGCCATGGGTGTCGAGGTCGTTAAACTCAGCGGCAGTGAGATTGCTTCGATCTACGGTGAAATAGAACAGAGCAATATGGAAACCGTTCTTCTCGAACAGGCTCCGAAGGTGGCTGTCTACGCCCCTCCCGACAAACAGCCCTGGGATGACGCTGTTATGCTGGTTCTTGAATATTCAGAGATTCCCTACGATGTCATCTATGACCGCGAGGTCCTGACGGGCAAACTCGGAAATTATGACTGGCTGCATCTGCACCACGAGGATTTTACCGGCCAGTACGGGAAGTTCTACGCTTCTTACAGGCGTAAGGAGTGGTATATAAAGCAGCAGATAATTTTTGAAAGAAGGGCTTCTTCTCTCGGGTTCGACAAGGTGTCGGAGGAAAAGAAGGCGGTGGCGAGGGCGATCAAGGAATATGTGAGAACGGGCGGGTTCCTCTTTGCCATGTGCAGCGGCTGCGATTCATTTGATATCGCTCTGGCGGCCCGGGGAATAGATATTGTCCCCCGCGAATTTGACCATGACGGCATGACACCAGACTGCCAGAACAAACTGGATTACGAAAACTGCCTCGCCTTCGAGGGGTTTACCTTAATAACAAACCCTCATGTTTACGAATATTCGGATATAGATATGACCGAAACCGCGGCAAAAAGATCAGAGGGAAATGATTTCTTTACACTCTTCGAGTTTTCGGCCAAGCATGATCCGGTTCCGACTATGCTGGTGCAGAATCACGTGTCAGTGATAAAAGGGTTTATGGGACAGACAACCTCTTTTAAAAAGAGTCTTATAAAAGACAGAGTGCTGATACTCGGCCAGGTAAAGGGAAAAGGCGAGGCGCGCTACATACACGGCAATTTCGCGAAAGGGACATTCACTTTTCTGGGCGGGCATGATCCGGAAGATTATAAACACTTTGTGGGAGATTTGCCTACAAGACTGGAACGCTATACTAATTCTCCGGGGTACAGGCTGATTCTAAACAACATCCTTTTTCCCGCCGCGGAAAAAAAGGAACAGAAGACTTAA
- a CDS encoding Mut7-C RNAse domain-containing protein, whose translation MNRQAAFLFDGMLGRLCRKMRLLGFDSRINPTSETGRFLINAERENRLAVTLSKRLTDRPGRAPLILESAGIFDQITELILSLKQPPALEPFTRCLECNTILTELPAREARLRVPDYIAENFNEFLECSECGRVYWKGTHFTAMTDEVEKITRRIYRVRRKI comes from the coding sequence ATAAACAGGCAGGCCGCTTTTCTCTTCGACGGGATGCTCGGCAGACTATGCCGTAAAATGAGACTCCTGGGATTTGATTCCAGGATTAACCCGACCTCTGAAACGGGACGTTTTCTTATAAATGCCGAGAGGGAAAACCGTCTGGCTGTTACACTTTCAAAGCGCCTGACAGACAGGCCGGGCAGAGCTCCGCTGATTCTTGAAAGCGCCGGAATATTTGATCAAATCACAGAACTTATCCTCTCTCTGAAACAACCTCCGGCGCTTGAGCCATTCACGCGGTGCCTCGAATGCAACACAATTCTCACGGAACTTCCCGCTAGAGAGGCCCGGCTTCGTGTTCCGGACTATATCGCCGAAAATTTCAATGAATTCTTAGAGTGCTCTGAATGCGGCAGGGTTTACTGGAAGGGCACGCATTTTACCGCGATGACAGATGAGGTAGAAAAGATAACGCGGCGGATATATCGGGTTAGGCGTAAAATCTGA
- a CDS encoding histidine phosphatase family protein: MLLYFIRHGQTDWNREKRVMGRLKVPVNKTGGEEARRTAEFLSDEGIEIIYSGTLKRTRQTADILSDVLRVNIREDPRLDESSFENWVGKTYKDLKDDPDFKLYTEKPTRSAFSEHEDIEGITKRAVEFIDDLSLKEEGRAAIVSHSDIIKPVITTFLKMDLDMMHRITIANASVTLVDKRRAPRVIYMNLTPWRML, from the coding sequence ATGCTTCTTTACTTTATAAGACACGGGCAGACAGACTGGAATAGGGAAAAAAGAGTTATGGGCAGGCTCAAAGTCCCCGTAAATAAAACCGGCGGGGAAGAGGCGCGAAGAACCGCCGAATTTCTTTCAGATGAAGGAATCGAAATAATATATTCCGGCACTCTAAAGAGAACCAGGCAAACAGCCGATATATTATCTGATGTGCTGAGGGTTAATATACGGGAAGATCCAAGACTGGACGAATCTTCCTTCGAGAATTGGGTGGGCAAAACTTACAAAGACCTTAAGGATGACCCGGATTTTAAGCTGTATACTGAAAAGCCCACGCGCTCTGCTTTCTCCGAACATGAAGATATCGAGGGAATCACCAAACGCGCCGTCGAGTTTATAGATGACCTTTCGTTAAAAGAGGAAGGAAGGGCAGCGATAGTATCTCACAGTGATATTATAAAACCGGTCATTACAACTTTCCTTAAGATGGATCTTGATATGATGCACAGAATTACAATAGCTAACGCTTCTGTAACACTTGTGGATAAACGCAGGGCTCCGCGCGTCATATACATGAACCTGACTCCTTGGAGAATGTTATAG
- a CDS encoding thiamine-phosphate kinase has product MKESTVIETLKRGFPEAQIGDDAALLASGRGEIVLAADAVVEGVHYDLSFSTLSQAVQKVISSNVSDIFAMGAKARAILVTAGLTKGCKQEELDEIVKGLKLGCDYYGIELAGGDTVYSPGGGFFNIAITGEVPAGKAVRRKGAAPGDLIVMTGECGGSLSGMRLVKDLFEIHKGDDLAGAILPSDRKIRKILRDFVSEMDLSAGPEEIKRFCGNRGIPSVVSGGLGLIRQYLVPPARPLDIPGIEAKGIEITSMIDVSDGVGKDLAALCSESGVGALIDEEYMPVPRVLLNLPEISRNLIISLALSSGEEYCQIATLRGAGGSFKAEGIFPVGKITDGDRKVFLRDRKGREREIGQSGYEHIF; this is encoded by the coding sequence ATGAAAGAGAGCACTGTTATAGAGACACTCAAAAGGGGTTTTCCGGAAGCTCAGATCGGAGATGACGCGGCTTTGCTGGCCTCCGGCAGGGGGGAAATAGTTCTCGCCGCCGATGCCGTCGTAGAGGGTGTGCATTACGATCTTTCTTTTTCGACTTTGTCTCAGGCAGTACAAAAAGTGATTTCTTCGAATGTTTCCGATATATTCGCGATGGGAGCAAAGGCAAGGGCTATTCTTGTAACAGCCGGTTTGACCAAGGGGTGCAAGCAGGAAGAACTGGATGAAATTGTAAAGGGGTTGAAGCTGGGGTGTGATTATTACGGTATAGAGCTCGCTGGAGGCGACACGGTATACAGCCCGGGCGGAGGCTTTTTTAATATTGCCATCACGGGAGAAGTTCCCGCGGGAAAGGCGGTAAGAAGGAAAGGCGCCGCCCCCGGCGATCTGATAGTGATGACAGGGGAGTGCGGGGGTTCTCTTTCGGGTATGAGGCTTGTAAAAGATCTTTTTGAGATTCATAAGGGGGATGACCTTGCTGGCGCGATCCTTCCTTCAGACCGTAAAATAAGAAAGATTCTGAGAGATTTTGTCTCTGAAATGGATCTCTCCGCCGGACCTGAAGAGATAAAACGGTTCTGCGGCAACAGGGGCATTCCTTCTGTTGTATCCGGAGGATTGGGTTTAATCAGACAATATCTTGTTCCCCCGGCCCGCCCCCTGGATATACCGGGGATTGAAGCTAAAGGGATAGAGATCACATCTATGATAGATGTCAGTGACGGAGTCGGGAAAGATCTTGCCGCTTTGTGCTCGGAGAGCGGTGTTGGAGCTTTAATCGATGAGGAATATATGCCCGTGCCCCGTGTGCTGTTGAATTTACCCGAAATCAGCAGGAATTTAATCATTTCTCTGGCCTTAAGCAGCGGGGAAGAATATTGTCAAATCGCCACGCTCAGAGGCGCCGGCGGGAGTTTTAAGGCGGAAGGAATTTTCCCGGTAGGAAAAATAACTGACGGTGACAGAAAGGTCTTTTTGAGAGATCGAAAGGGGCGGGAAAGAGAGATAGGACAATCAGGATATGAACATATATTTTAA
- a CDS encoding HAD-IA family hydrolase, whose product MVKLIIFDLDNTLTDFVRMKKSAIEAAVKAMVDAGLDFSNERIEEEIFKIYEEEGIEHQKVFNKLLVKLIGKVNYKIMAAGIVAYRRAREASLVLYPHVNSTLIELLKRGFKLAVVSDAPREEAWLRLCYLKLHHMFDVALAFEDTGEQKPSPAPFKAVLDELGLKPEEALMIGDWPERDIAGASELGMKTVFARYGDTFGTESSGADYEIDDISSLLGVIDQLNSRGE is encoded by the coding sequence ATGGTTAAATTGATTATATTTGATCTTGATAACACACTAACAGATTTCGTGAGGATGAAGAAGTCCGCCATAGAGGCGGCTGTCAAGGCTATGGTTGACGCGGGGCTTGACTTTTCCAATGAAAGGATAGAAGAAGAAATATTTAAGATATACGAAGAAGAGGGAATAGAGCATCAGAAAGTGTTCAACAAACTTCTGGTAAAACTCATAGGCAAAGTCAATTATAAAATCATGGCGGCGGGAATAGTAGCTTACAGAAGAGCCAGGGAAGCGTCTTTAGTTCTCTACCCGCATGTAAACAGCACATTGATAGAACTCTTAAAGCGCGGGTTTAAACTCGCGGTGGTCTCCGACGCTCCCCGCGAGGAAGCGTGGCTCAGGTTGTGTTATCTTAAGCTTCATCACATGTTTGATGTCGCTCTTGCCTTCGAAGATACGGGAGAGCAGAAACCAAGTCCTGCCCCGTTCAAAGCCGTTCTGGACGAACTTGGTTTAAAGCCGGAGGAAGCGCTGATGATTGGAGATTGGCCCGAGAGGGATATCGCGGGCGCTTCAGAGCTTGGAATGAAGACTGTGTTTGCAAGATACGGCGACACATTTGGCACCGAATCCTCGGGTGCGGATTACGAAATTGATGATATATCGAGTCTTCTAGGGGTTATTGATCAACTCAACAGTAGGGGGGAGTGA